A window from Dunckerocampus dactyliophorus isolate RoL2022-P2 chromosome 15, RoL_Ddac_1.1, whole genome shotgun sequence encodes these proteins:
- the irak3 gene encoding interleukin-1 receptor-associated kinase 3 isoform X1: MEAQTFLYDVPPLVIEQFCQLMDIGCCRYGWRGLAARICPSFSEVRVFERMEEVGRSPTKELLWSWAQQNSRVQDLLWVLQDMGHHRALQLFLGPFHPVTERPLPLINECVPAADMKESGKLEMSHSQEAFIQRAQQPQITLQNILKGTSDFHHEARISVGTFSDVYRARVGGTTFAVKLFKQVNNTSWKKLWDIFRKEMEVLGFVVMFSRCRHPNILELLGCFSDERRYCLVYPYMPNGSLFRRLHHQDGVPPLSWEERLSIIKGIAKALHHLHESQPCAVICGNLSSSNILLDKDMQPKLSDFSSARLRPHPAGQSHTVTLHTSCHGNLDYLPEEYIRHGKLSCSLDVYSFGMVVMETITGRKVVEEVPKRTQLRSLLVSEVEDSGAGVDACLQFLDTSAGQWPSSVTHSLLDLSLRCTASHQRDRPIMENVLQTLSQLLPPPSCSSLEQPHSLDDGANIHIQHIPSLPVEHDEQCGLPTSPAQTGPCECSQSEVTYLSVAEADHVDASTGDRNKSWPVQCSCQAATGDLCEDCVANSIANTYTQFSG, from the exons ATGGAGGCGCAAACGTTTCTTTACGATGTCCCCCCGTTGGTCATTGAACAATTCTGTCAACTAATGGACATTGGATGTTGCCGCTATGGATGGCGCGGACTCG CGGCCCGAATCTGCCCGAGCTTCTCTGAGGTTCGCGTGTTTGAGCGTATGGAGGAAGTGGGTCGCAGTCCCACCAAGGAGCTGCTGTGGTCCTGGGCCCAGCAGAACTCACGAGTGCAGGACCTGCTTTGGGTACTGCAGGACATGGGCCACCATCGGGCCTTGCAGCTCTTCCTTGGTCCCTTCCATCCAGTCACAG AAAGGCCTTTGCCCCTTATCAATGAATGTGTGCCCGCAGCTGACATGAAG GAGTCAGGCAAGTTGGAGATGAGTCATTCTCAGGAAGCATTCATTCAAA GGGCCCAACAGCCACAAATCACTTTGCAAAACATCCTCAAAGGAACCAGCGACTTTCACCACGAAGCCAGAATTTCGGTGGGCACCTTCTCTGACGTCTACCGGGCACGGGTGGGAGGCACAACATTTGCAGTGAAGCTTTTCAAACAG GTAAACAACACATCCTGGAAGAAGCTATGGGATATTTTCAGGAAAGAAATGGAAGTCCTTGGATT TGTGGTGATGTTTTCCAGGTGCCGACATCCAAACATTTTAGAGTTGTTGGGTTGTTTTTCTGACGAGAGACGCTACTGTCTGGTCTATCCATACATGCCCAATGGATCGCTCTTCCGCAGACTCCATCATCAG GACGGCGTGCCTCCTCTTTCCTGGGAGGAACGTCTCAGCATCATAAAGGGGATCGCAAAGGCCCTGCATCATCTCCATGAATCTCAACCATGTGCGGTAATCTGTGGGAATCTCTCCAG TTCCAACATACTCTTGGATAAAGACATGCAACCCAAGCTGTCAGATTTCAGCTCGGCTCGACTCCGCCCTCATCCGGCTGGCCAAAGCCATACCGTCACCCTGCATACGAGTTGCCACGGCAACCTGGATTACCTCCCCGAGGAGTACATCCGACATGGCAAACTCTCCTGCAGCCTGGATGTGTACAGCTTCGGAATG GTTGTAATGGAAACAATAACAGGACGTAAAGTCGTAGAGGAGGTGCCCAAACGTACGCAGCTG AGGTCTCTGCTGGTCTCTGAAGTGGAGGACAGTGGTGCCGGCGTAGATGCTTGTCTGCAGTTCTTGGATACATCAGCTGGTCAGTGGCCATCTTCTGTGACACACAGCCTTCTGGATCTTTCCTTGCGTTGCACTGCTAGTCACCAACGTGACAGACCCATCATGGAGAAT GTTCTTCAGACATTGAGTCAGCTGCTTCCACCGCCAAGCTGCTCCTCTTTGGAACAACCTCACAGTCTGGACGATGGAGCCAATATCCATATCCAGCACATACCCAGCTTACCTGTGGAGCACGACGAACAGTGCGGCCTCCCCACCTCTCCAGCACAGACGGGGCCGTGCGAATGCAGCCAGTCAGAGGTGACATATCTAAGTGTCGCTGAGGCAGATCATGTAGACGCGTCAACCGGGGATCGGAACAAAAGCTGGCCGGTGCAGTGCAGCTGCCAAGCTGCAACAGGCGATCTCTGCGAGGACTGCGTGGCAAACAGTATTGCCAACACATATACACAGTTCTCAGGGTAA
- the b2m gene encoding beta-2-microglobulin yields the protein MVVVNMRLLAILAVLAAVCWKVDSKFSPPKVQVYSHKPAQFGEQNTVICHVSEFHPPDINIQLFKNGVEITEAVQTDLSFKKNWHFHLTKHIDITPMEGDKYICKVIHATGPAKDYDWEPNM from the exons ATGGTCGTCGTTAACATGAGGCTCCTGGCAATTTTGGCAGTTCTTGCTGCCGTTTGCTGGAAAGTGGACTCCAAGTTCA GTCCACCCAAGGTTCAGGTATACAGCCACAAGCCGGCACAGTTCGGTGAGCAAAACACGGTGATCTGTCACGTGAGCGAATTCCACCCACCAGACATCAACATCCAGTTGTTCAAGAATGGAGTCGAGATCACAGAGGCCGTTCAGACTGACCTGAGCTTCAAGAAGAACTGGCACTTCCATCTGACCAAGCACATTGACATCACTCCCATGGAGGGAGACAAGTACATCTGTAAGGTCATTCATGCGACGGGTCCCGCTAAAGACTACGACTGGG agccCAACATGTGA
- the irak3 gene encoding interleukin-1 receptor-associated kinase 3 isoform X2, translating to MEAQTFLYDVPPLVIEQFCQLMDIGCCRYGWRGLAARICPSFSEVRVFERMEEVGRSPTKELLWSWAQQNSRVQDLLWVLQDMGHHRALQLFLGPFHPVTERPLPLINECVPAADMKESGKLEMSHSQEAFIQRAQQPQITLQNILKGTSDFHHEARISVGTFSDVYRARVGGTTFAVKLFKQVNNTSWKKLWDIFRKEMEVLGLCRHPNILELLGCFSDERRYCLVYPYMPNGSLFRRLHHQDGVPPLSWEERLSIIKGIAKALHHLHESQPCAVICGNLSSSNILLDKDMQPKLSDFSSARLRPHPAGQSHTVTLHTSCHGNLDYLPEEYIRHGKLSCSLDVYSFGMVVMETITGRKVVEEVPKRTQLRSLLVSEVEDSGAGVDACLQFLDTSAGQWPSSVTHSLLDLSLRCTASHQRDRPIMENVLQTLSQLLPPPSCSSLEQPHSLDDGANIHIQHIPSLPVEHDEQCGLPTSPAQTGPCECSQSEVTYLSVAEADHVDASTGDRNKSWPVQCSCQAATGDLCEDCVANSIANTYTQFSG from the exons ATGGAGGCGCAAACGTTTCTTTACGATGTCCCCCCGTTGGTCATTGAACAATTCTGTCAACTAATGGACATTGGATGTTGCCGCTATGGATGGCGCGGACTCG CGGCCCGAATCTGCCCGAGCTTCTCTGAGGTTCGCGTGTTTGAGCGTATGGAGGAAGTGGGTCGCAGTCCCACCAAGGAGCTGCTGTGGTCCTGGGCCCAGCAGAACTCACGAGTGCAGGACCTGCTTTGGGTACTGCAGGACATGGGCCACCATCGGGCCTTGCAGCTCTTCCTTGGTCCCTTCCATCCAGTCACAG AAAGGCCTTTGCCCCTTATCAATGAATGTGTGCCCGCAGCTGACATGAAG GAGTCAGGCAAGTTGGAGATGAGTCATTCTCAGGAAGCATTCATTCAAA GGGCCCAACAGCCACAAATCACTTTGCAAAACATCCTCAAAGGAACCAGCGACTTTCACCACGAAGCCAGAATTTCGGTGGGCACCTTCTCTGACGTCTACCGGGCACGGGTGGGAGGCACAACATTTGCAGTGAAGCTTTTCAAACAG GTAAACAACACATCCTGGAAGAAGCTATGGGATATTTTCAGGAAAGAAATGGAAGTCCTTGGATT GTGCCGACATCCAAACATTTTAGAGTTGTTGGGTTGTTTTTCTGACGAGAGACGCTACTGTCTGGTCTATCCATACATGCCCAATGGATCGCTCTTCCGCAGACTCCATCATCAG GACGGCGTGCCTCCTCTTTCCTGGGAGGAACGTCTCAGCATCATAAAGGGGATCGCAAAGGCCCTGCATCATCTCCATGAATCTCAACCATGTGCGGTAATCTGTGGGAATCTCTCCAG TTCCAACATACTCTTGGATAAAGACATGCAACCCAAGCTGTCAGATTTCAGCTCGGCTCGACTCCGCCCTCATCCGGCTGGCCAAAGCCATACCGTCACCCTGCATACGAGTTGCCACGGCAACCTGGATTACCTCCCCGAGGAGTACATCCGACATGGCAAACTCTCCTGCAGCCTGGATGTGTACAGCTTCGGAATG GTTGTAATGGAAACAATAACAGGACGTAAAGTCGTAGAGGAGGTGCCCAAACGTACGCAGCTG AGGTCTCTGCTGGTCTCTGAAGTGGAGGACAGTGGTGCCGGCGTAGATGCTTGTCTGCAGTTCTTGGATACATCAGCTGGTCAGTGGCCATCTTCTGTGACACACAGCCTTCTGGATCTTTCCTTGCGTTGCACTGCTAGTCACCAACGTGACAGACCCATCATGGAGAAT GTTCTTCAGACATTGAGTCAGCTGCTTCCACCGCCAAGCTGCTCCTCTTTGGAACAACCTCACAGTCTGGACGATGGAGCCAATATCCATATCCAGCACATACCCAGCTTACCTGTGGAGCACGACGAACAGTGCGGCCTCCCCACCTCTCCAGCACAGACGGGGCCGTGCGAATGCAGCCAGTCAGAGGTGACATATCTAAGTGTCGCTGAGGCAGATCATGTAGACGCGTCAACCGGGGATCGGAACAAAAGCTGGCCGGTGCAGTGCAGCTGCCAAGCTGCAACAGGCGATCTCTGCGAGGACTGCGTGGCAAACAGTATTGCCAACACATATACACAGTTCTCAGGGTAA